A single region of the Hyphomicrobiales bacterium genome encodes:
- the lysS gene encoding Lysine--tRNA ligase, producing MTTPLALDRGVIDAAHASQAWPFEEARKLVARLERSGKKSVLFETGYGPSGLPHIGTFGEVARTSMVRHAFRVLTEDKIPTRLVAFSDDMDGLRKVPDNIPNREQTAAYLGKPLTQVPDPFGTHPSFGQHNNARLRAFLDAFGFEYSFQSATETYKAGVFDATLKLVLERYDAIMAIMLPSLRAERAQSYSPFLPIHPKTGIVMQVPLDEIRADAGTVVWRDPETGERFETPVTGGHVKLQWKPDWAMRWVALGVDYEMAGKDLIDSVKLSGQIARALGAVPPDGFNYELFLDEKGQKISKSKGNGLTIEDWLSYGMPESLALFMYSKPREAKRLYFDVIPRQVDEYAAHLAAYQKQTEPQRLSNPVWHIHAGNPPEPETIAAAGDNTGRSQLSFALLLNIVAVANAESKDMLWGYIRRYAPGVGPETHPRLDALVGYAIRYFQDFVKPAKTYRMPDDGEREALEALSAALSTLPADASAEKIQEVLYDVARPIPRYQDFKAKNATPERPGVSNAWFNTIYQILLGEERGPRFGSFVAVYGIPETRALIGKALNGDLIAEHQAFLAARGAA from the coding sequence ATGACGACCCCCCTCGCGCTCGATCGCGGCGTTATCGATGCGGCCCACGCATCGCAGGCCTGGCCTTTTGAAGAGGCCCGCAAGCTCGTTGCACGCCTGGAACGCTCGGGGAAAAAATCGGTGCTGTTCGAGACCGGCTACGGCCCCTCGGGCTTGCCGCATATCGGCACCTTTGGCGAGGTGGCGCGCACCTCGATGGTGCGCCATGCCTTCCGCGTGTTGACCGAGGACAAGATTCCCACGCGCCTCGTGGCCTTTTCCGACGACATGGACGGCCTGCGCAAGGTTCCCGACAATATCCCGAACAGGGAGCAGACGGCTGCCTATCTCGGCAAGCCGTTGACGCAGGTGCCGGACCCGTTCGGCACGCATCCGAGCTTCGGGCAGCATAACAACGCGCGGCTGCGCGCCTTTCTCGATGCTTTCGGTTTCGAGTATTCCTTCCAGTCGGCGACCGAGACGTACAAGGCCGGCGTTTTCGATGCCACGCTCAAGCTGGTGCTGGAGCGCTACGACGCGATCATGGCCATCATGCTGCCGAGCCTCCGGGCTGAACGGGCGCAGAGCTATTCGCCCTTCCTGCCCATCCATCCGAAGACAGGCATCGTCATGCAGGTGCCCCTCGACGAGATAAGGGCGGATGCCGGCACCGTCGTGTGGCGCGATCCGGAGACCGGCGAGCGGTTCGAGACGCCGGTCACGGGCGGCCATGTCAAGCTGCAGTGGAAGCCGGACTGGGCGATGCGCTGGGTGGCGCTCGGCGTTGACTATGAAATGGCCGGCAAGGACCTGATCGATTCCGTCAAGCTGTCGGGCCAGATCGCGCGCGCGCTCGGCGCGGTGCCGCCGGATGGCTTCAACTACGAGCTTTTCCTGGACGAGAAGGGCCAGAAGATCTCGAAGTCCAAGGGCAATGGCCTCACCATCGAGGATTGGCTGTCCTACGGCATGCCGGAGAGCCTTGCGCTCTTCATGTATTCCAAGCCGCGTGAGGCCAAGCGGCTCTATTTCGACGTCATCCCGCGGCAGGTCGACGAATATGCGGCCCATCTCGCCGCCTATCAGAAGCAGACGGAGCCGCAGCGGCTGTCGAACCCGGTCTGGCATATCCACGCCGGAAACCCACCGGAGCCGGAGACCATCGCCGCCGCCGGGGACAACACCGGGCGCAGCCAGCTCTCCTTCGCACTGCTCCTGAATATCGTCGCGGTGGCCAATGCCGAGAGCAAGGACATGCTCTGGGGCTATATCCGCCGCTATGCGCCGGGTGTCGGCCCGGAGACGCATCCGCGGCTCGATGCGCTCGTCGGCTACGCCATCCGGTATTTCCAGGACTTCGTGAAGCCGGCGAAGACCTATCGCATGCCGGACGACGGGGAGAGGGAGGCGCTTGAGGCCCTCTCGGCGGCGCTTTCGACGCTTCCTGCGGATGCATCAGCCGAGAAGATCCAGGAAGTTCTCTATGATGTGGCCCGGCCGATCCCGCGCTATCAGGACTTCAAGGCCAAGAACGCGACGCCGGAACGGCCCGGCGTGTCCAACGCCTGGTTCAACACGATCTACCAGATCCTGCTGGGCGAGGAGCGCGGGCCGCGCTTCGGCTCCTTCGTGGCCGTCTACGGCATTCCGGAAACCCGCGCGCTCATCGGCAAGGCGCTGAACGGCGATCTCATCGCCGAGCATCAGGCCTTCCTGGCCGCCCGTGGAGCCGCCTGA
- a CDS encoding conserved hypothetical protein (Evidence 4 : Unknown function but conserved in other organisms) gives MANGSLQRFLGGSPGAVLVRLVFLSVLVGALMAFLGITPFSLVEGIVRFIDRIFGRGLETLMEVGQWLVYGAIVVVPIWLLLRVTSKGR, from the coding sequence ATGGCCAATGGTTCACTGCAGCGTTTTCTCGGCGGTTCGCCGGGAGCGGTTCTGGTGCGGCTGGTCTTCCTGTCGGTCCTGGTCGGCGCGCTCATGGCCTTCCTCGGGATCACGCCCTTCAGCCTGGTTGAAGGCATCGTCAGGTTCATCGATCGCATCTTCGGCCGAGGCCTGGAAACGCTGATGGAAGTCGGACAATGGCTCGTCTACGGCGCCATCGTCGTCGTGCCGATCTGGCTCCTGCTCCGCGTGACCAGCAAGGGACGATAG
- the agmR gene encoding Glycerol metabolism activator, with the protein MNDQPSVQIVIADDHPLYRGALQQTITTLMPQATVIDVGTFDDAVAVLAEKGDVDLVLLDLAIPGAQRLSGLMYLRAQYPGTPVVIVSGNDDRTVIRSCMDCGASGFIPKSLGVASIGEAVRSVLAGNTWVPPDIDLSTAGDAAVGDAAKRLSRLTPQQLRVLMMLTEGLLNKQIAYELSVSEATVKAHVSAILQKLGVESRTQAVILAGRVTGTGTAA; encoded by the coding sequence TTGAACGATCAGCCATCTGTGCAGATCGTCATCGCAGATGACCACCCGCTTTATCGCGGGGCCTTGCAGCAAACCATTACGACGCTCATGCCCCAGGCGACGGTGATCGATGTCGGCACTTTCGATGACGCGGTTGCGGTTCTGGCGGAAAAAGGCGACGTCGATCTCGTCTTGCTTGATCTCGCCATTCCTGGCGCCCAGCGCCTGTCCGGCCTGATGTATCTTCGCGCCCAGTATCCCGGCACTCCGGTCGTCATCGTGTCCGGCAATGACGATCGCACCGTGATTCGCAGTTGCATGGACTGCGGCGCCTCCGGCTTCATCCCGAAGTCCCTCGGCGTCGCGAGCATCGGCGAGGCCGTGCGGTCCGTGCTGGCTGGAAACACTTGGGTCCCACCCGACATCGACCTTTCAACGGCTGGCGATGCTGCGGTGGGCGACGCCGCCAAGCGCCTGTCGCGCCTCACGCCGCAACAGTTGCGTGTGCTCATGATGCTGACGGAAGGCCTGCTCAACAAGCAGATCGCCTATGAGCTCAGCGTCTCCGAGGCCACGGTGAAGGCCCATGTCTCAGCGATCCTGCAGAAGCTGGGCGTCGAGAGCCGTACGCAGGCGGTCATTCTTGCCGGCAGGGTCACCGGGACTGGGACGGCGGCCTGA
- a CDS encoding Amino acid ABC transporter substrate-binding protein (PAAT family): protein MKPSPSRIVRIVRALWPRSAIAAVIAVSLVLAAGAGASFAQDGRPRAASDEVAVPNFWNRQNVPNKPDLTGLRVIRFLTDDLYPPLHFADAEGLPTGFSVDLARAVCDVLQVACTIQVRRFDTLLDSLAESRGDAIAAAIPIREELRQRFSVTSPYYRTPARFVARSGGDLPEPTAETIVGRTVGVVQQSAHRAYLKAAFPGAKVETFINLGLAQDALRDGKVDYVFADGLSMALWLNGSDAAGCCRFIGGPYTESRYFGEGVGFITRRDDPILRQALDYGLQKVWEDGTYAELYLRYFPVSFY, encoded by the coding sequence ATGAAGCCCTCGCCTTCCCGTATTGTCCGGATCGTTCGGGCGCTTTGGCCGCGATCGGCGATTGCAGCCGTCATCGCGGTCTCCCTCGTCTTGGCCGCAGGCGCGGGTGCGTCTTTCGCTCAGGACGGGCGGCCGCGCGCGGCCTCGGACGAGGTTGCGGTGCCGAATTTCTGGAATCGGCAGAATGTTCCGAACAAGCCGGATCTGACTGGCCTGCGGGTCATCCGCTTTCTCACGGATGATTTGTATCCCCCCTTGCATTTCGCGGATGCGGAAGGGCTGCCGACGGGCTTTTCGGTGGATCTGGCGCGTGCCGTCTGCGATGTGTTGCAGGTTGCCTGCACCATCCAGGTGCGGCGTTTCGATACGCTGCTCGACTCGCTCGCTGAAAGTCGCGGTGATGCCATCGCGGCTGCCATCCCCATTCGGGAGGAGCTTCGCCAGCGCTTCTCGGTGACTTCGCCCTATTACAGGACTCCCGCTCGTTTCGTGGCGCGGTCGGGCGGCGATCTGCCGGAACCCACGGCGGAAACGATCGTCGGGCGCACGGTCGGTGTCGTGCAGCAATCTGCCCATCGCGCCTATCTCAAGGCGGCCTTCCCGGGTGCGAAAGTCGAGACCTTCATCAACCTCGGCCTGGCGCAGGACGCTCTGCGTGACGGCAAGGTGGACTATGTCTTTGCCGATGGGCTGAGCATGGCGCTCTGGCTGAACGGGAGCGATGCCGCGGGTTGCTGCCGTTTCATCGGCGGGCCCTATACCGAGAGCCGGTATTTTGGTGAGGGGGTGGGGTTCATTACCCGGCGAGACGATCCCATCCTGCGCCAGGCGCTCGACTACGGCCTGCAGAAGGTATGGGAGGATGGTACCTATGCGGAACTTTACTTGCGGTACTTTCCAGTGAGCTTCTACTGA
- a CDS encoding Phage repressor protein C with HTH and peptisase S24 domain, producing MKAVSMLSHDQIWSAVDGLAARYSLSPSGLARKAGLDPTSFNRSKRIGPDGRLRWPSTESIAKILEATGASLDEFMASLERGGRRAPRGLPLIGFAQAGHGGYFDDGGFPVGTGWDEVAFPDMGDDRFYALEISGESMLPLYRDGDVIIVSPTAAPRRGDRVVVRTTEGEVMVKELKRHTVKTVELRSLNPDHADRVLSLADVSWMARVMWASQ from the coding sequence ATGAAAGCCGTTTCGATGCTCTCGCATGATCAAATCTGGTCAGCCGTCGACGGGCTCGCGGCGCGTTATAGCCTCTCGCCTTCCGGTCTTGCCCGCAAGGCCGGGCTTGATCCCACATCCTTCAACCGGTCCAAACGCATCGGTCCCGATGGCCGCCTGCGCTGGCCATCCACGGAGTCGATCGCCAAAATCCTGGAAGCGACGGGCGCGTCCCTCGACGAATTCATGGCGAGCCTTGAGCGCGGCGGCCGCCGCGCGCCGCGCGGTTTGCCGCTCATCGGCTTCGCGCAGGCCGGCCATGGCGGCTATTTCGACGACGGTGGCTTTCCCGTCGGCACCGGCTGGGACGAAGTTGCCTTCCCGGACATGGGCGACGATCGGTTTTATGCGCTGGAGATTTCCGGCGAATCCATGCTGCCGCTCTATCGCGACGGCGATGTCATCATCGTTTCGCCCACAGCGGCGCCGCGCCGGGGCGACCGGGTGGTGGTGCGCACCACCGAGGGCGAGGTGATGGTAAAGGAGCTCAAGCGCCACACGGTGAAGACCGTCGAGTTGCGCTCCCTCAACCCCGACCATGCCGACCGCGTGCTGTCGCTGGCGGATGTCTCGTGGATGGCCCGCGTCATGTGGGCGAGCCAGTAA
- a CDS encoding conserved hypothetical protein (Evidence 4 : Unknown function but conserved in other organisms), whose amino-acid sequence MSTIDKTRIYKICPEALWREAERDGVFAGAPVDHADGFIHFSTAAQVRETARRHFAAQQNLLLVAIDPAPLGAQLRFEPSRGGDLFPHLYAPLPLSAVCRVDPLPLGPDGAHVFPEEIP is encoded by the coding sequence GTGTCCACCATCGACAAAACCCGCATCTACAAGATCTGTCCGGAGGCGTTATGGCGTGAGGCCGAACGGGATGGCGTCTTCGCGGGTGCGCCGGTGGACCATGCGGATGGCTTCATCCACTTCTCGACGGCCGCGCAGGTCCGCGAGACGGCGCGCCGTCACTTCGCCGCTCAACAGAACCTCCTGCTGGTCGCCATTGATCCGGCCCCGCTTGGCGCTCAACTGCGTTTCGAGCCGTCCCGCGGGGGCGATCTCTTCCCGCATCTTTATGCGCCGCTGCCGTTGTCCGCCGTCTGCCGCGTTGATCCGCTGCCGCTTGGTCCCGATGGCGCCCATGTCTTTCCGGAAGAAATCCCATGA
- a CDS encoding hypothetical protein (Evidence 5 : Unknown function), translating to MRGGVRGGVHREENKPSPKRWREPSTCFNPSLQKGILSYNEGIILAIHESRFDALA from the coding sequence TTGCGGGGAGGGGTAAGGGGTGGGGTCCACCGAGAGGAAAACAAGCCTTCGCCAAAGCGCTGGCGCGAGCCGAGCACGTGCTTCAATCCCTCCTTGCAAAAAGGCATATTATCCTATAATGAGGGAATTATCCTAGCCATCCATGAAAGCCGTTTCGATGCTCTCGCATGA
- a CDS encoding Acetyl esterase/lipase, with protein sequence MLDPALFDPAAIDPETAALNATIIANADRAPDQWSLPPAVIRDMRAKGVGAFPLAPKSPRAETVTIPGPGGPIVLRIIAPPQPRGVYFHIHGGGWTFGGADLQDGRLERWVETAGLACVSVEYRLAPENPYPAAPDDCEAAALWLVREARRRFGTERLFIGGESAGAHLAAVTLLRLRDRHQLTPFRAANLVAGPFDLGMTPSARQFGEEKLILRTLDIHLFVQNFLRNGGDLRDPDISPLYGDLRGLPPAIFTIGTRDALLDDSLFMSARWTAAGNRAELAVYPGGCHVFIGFPTALTERALNRSEAFLAEF encoded by the coding sequence ATGCTTGATCCCGCCCTGTTCGATCCTGCCGCCATCGATCCCGAGACGGCGGCGCTCAATGCCACCATCATCGCCAATGCCGACAGGGCCCCCGACCAGTGGAGCCTGCCGCCGGCCGTCATTCGCGACATGCGCGCCAAGGGCGTCGGGGCTTTCCCGCTGGCGCCGAAGAGCCCACGCGCCGAGACCGTGACAATCCCGGGACCGGGTGGGCCGATCGTGCTCCGGATCATCGCGCCGCCGCAGCCGCGCGGCGTCTACTTCCATATCCATGGCGGTGGCTGGACCTTCGGCGGAGCAGACCTGCAGGATGGCCGTCTCGAGCGCTGGGTCGAGACGGCGGGACTAGCCTGTGTTTCCGTGGAGTACCGGCTCGCGCCGGAAAATCCCTACCCGGCGGCGCCCGATGATTGCGAAGCGGCGGCGCTCTGGCTCGTGCGGGAGGCGAGGCGCCGCTTCGGGACGGAGCGTCTGTTCATCGGCGGCGAATCGGCTGGCGCGCATCTGGCAGCCGTGACCTTGCTGCGCCTGCGCGACCGGCACCAGCTCACGCCCTTCCGCGCCGCCAATCTGGTGGCGGGCCCCTTCGATCTCGGCATGACGCCGAGCGCCCGCCAGTTCGGCGAGGAGAAACTGATTCTGCGGACGCTCGACATCCACCTTTTCGTGCAGAACTTCTTGCGCAATGGCGGAGATTTGCGCGACCCCGACATTTCACCGCTCTATGGCGATCTCCGCGGCCTGCCCCCCGCGATCTTCACCATCGGCACCCGGGATGCGTTGCTCGACGACAGCCTGTTCATGAGCGCACGCTGGACGGCGGCGGGCAACCGCGCCGAACTCGCGGTCTATCCCGGCGGGTGTCATGTCTTCATCGGCTTTCCAACGGCCCTGACCGAAAGGGCGCTTAACCGCAGCGAAGCCTTTCTGGCGGAGTTTTAG
- the pyrD gene encoding Dihydroorotate dehydrogenase (quinone): MMSMLAALARPFLAQLDAETAHRLTIRALAALPPATPPRSDPKLRVEAFGLSFPNPVGLAAGFDKNAEVPDAMLGFGFGFVEAGTLTPRPQEGNPRPRVFRLPADQGVINRLGFNNGGHAAAEARLKARRGRANPSAILGINIGANKDSADRAADYVAGVKVFAPYASYFTVNISSPNTPGLRDLQQAAALDDLLARVIEARDGASGPRRPVVLKIAPDVTLAELDDIVRVARARAIDGMIVGNTTISRPATLRDSRVTEAGGLSGQPLFPLATRMLAETFLRVEGAFPLIAAGGISSAETAWQKIRAGATLMQLYSALVYHGPELVGVIKQGLVAKLATEGGTLADHVGRDAGTWTREI, encoded by the coding sequence ATGATGTCGATGCTCGCCGCCCTCGCACGGCCTTTTCTCGCGCAGCTTGACGCGGAGACGGCGCATCGCCTGACCATTCGCGCCCTGGCCGCCCTGCCGCCGGCGACTCCCCCACGGAGCGACCCGAAACTCAGGGTTGAGGCTTTCGGGCTGAGTTTTCCCAACCCTGTCGGCCTTGCCGCCGGCTTCGACAAGAATGCCGAGGTGCCGGATGCGATGCTCGGCTTTGGCTTCGGTTTTGTCGAAGCGGGCACGCTGACCCCGCGGCCGCAGGAGGGCAATCCGCGTCCGCGCGTTTTCCGCCTGCCGGCCGACCAGGGCGTCATCAACAGGCTTGGCTTCAACAACGGGGGCCATGCCGCGGCTGAGGCCCGGCTCAAGGCGCGGCGCGGCCGGGCGAACCCGTCCGCCATCCTCGGCATCAATATCGGCGCCAACAAGGATTCAGCCGATCGCGCGGCCGACTACGTGGCCGGAGTAAAGGTTTTCGCGCCCTATGCGAGCTACTTCACCGTCAATATCTCCTCGCCGAACACGCCGGGGCTACGTGACCTGCAGCAGGCGGCGGCCCTTGATGATCTCCTCGCCCGCGTGATCGAGGCGCGCGACGGCGCCAGTGGCCCGCGTCGTCCGGTCGTCCTCAAGATCGCGCCGGATGTCACCTTGGCCGAGCTCGACGATATCGTCCGGGTGGCGCGCGCCCGCGCCATCGACGGCATGATCGTCGGCAACACCACGATCAGCCGGCCCGCGACGCTGCGGGATTCCCGCGTGACGGAGGCGGGCGGCCTGTCCGGCCAGCCGCTGTTTCCGCTCGCGACGCGCATGCTGGCCGAAACCTTCCTGCGTGTTGAAGGCGCTTTCCCGTTGATCGCGGCGGGCGGCATTTCATCCGCCGAGACCGCCTGGCAGAAGATCCGCGCGGGAGCCACCTTGATGCAGCTCTACAGCGCGTTGGTCTATCACGGTCCCGAGCTGGTGGGCGTCATCAAGCAGGGGCTCGTCGCCAAGCTCGCGACTGAGGGCGGCACGCTGGCCGATCATGTCGGCCGCGATGCCGGCACGTGGACGCGCGAGATCTGA